In Bacillus sp. Cs-700, one genomic interval encodes:
- a CDS encoding ABC transporter substrate-binding protein, with protein sequence MRIVKNSKLLFIVLALILVLSACSSSNNSSSNSSNNSGDEKASSGDEEKVTLVYARGKDATGATDVMVEEFEKQNPNIEIEFREMPTDTGAQHDAYVTMLNAESSEIDVFDIDVIWPAEFAQAGYVLPLDRFIEKDGINMDDYNQGPVTAATFNGKQWAMPKFIDTGMLFYRSDMVSEAPKTWDDLMTQASELKGEDGTKFGYLMQAKQYEGLVTNAVEFVGSYGGAFIDENGEVVINSPEAIKGISKMVEIANSDFVPGNINTFTEVESHTAFIEGQSPFIRNWPYQYSLANDEEQSKIVGNVEVAPLPEGDAGSASALGGWMAAINNFSEHPQEAWEFLKFMTGEEGQKIDAIEGSHAPTLPALFEDEEIIEANPFFGEEGFQTALEAAVSRPVAPNYPEISEIIQIHISKAIAGEETPEEAAAAMEKEMNEKLEK encoded by the coding sequence ATGCGAATAGTGAAGAATAGTAAACTACTTTTTATCGTTTTGGCCCTTATCCTTGTTCTTTCAGCATGTAGTTCTTCAAATAATTCTTCAAGTAATTCTAGCAACAATTCTGGCGATGAAAAGGCGAGTTCCGGTGATGAAGAAAAAGTAACGCTCGTTTATGCACGAGGTAAAGATGCAACAGGTGCAACCGATGTAATGGTTGAGGAATTCGAAAAGCAAAACCCGAATATTGAAATTGAGTTCCGTGAAATGCCAACAGATACGGGTGCACAGCATGACGCATATGTTACAATGCTGAACGCAGAATCATCTGAAATCGATGTGTTTGATATCGATGTGATCTGGCCTGCCGAATTTGCTCAAGCAGGGTATGTTCTTCCTCTAGACCGCTTTATTGAAAAAGACGGCATCAACATGGATGACTATAATCAGGGACCGGTTACGGCAGCAACATTTAATGGTAAGCAGTGGGCAATGCCAAAATTCATTGATACTGGAATGCTTTTCTACCGCTCGGACATGGTTTCTGAAGCTCCAAAAACATGGGATGACTTAATGACACAAGCTTCTGAGCTAAAAGGTGAAGACGGTACGAAGTTTGGTTACCTTATGCAAGCGAAGCAATATGAAGGTCTCGTGACAAATGCAGTTGAATTTGTCGGTTCTTACGGTGGTGCATTTATTGATGAGAATGGAGAAGTTGTCATCAATAGCCCTGAAGCAATCAAAGGTATTTCAAAAATGGTTGAAATCGCAAACTCTGATTTTGTTCCAGGTAACATCAATACGTTCACTGAAGTAGAATCTCACACCGCTTTTATTGAAGGACAGTCTCCGTTTATTCGTAACTGGCCATATCAGTACTCTCTAGCTAATGATGAAGAACAGTCTAAAATTGTAGGGAATGTTGAAGTCGCTCCACTTCCTGAAGGTGATGCAGGATCAGCATCAGCGCTAGGCGGTTGGATGGCAGCCATCAATAATTTCTCTGAACATCCTCAAGAAGCGTGGGAGTTCTTGAAGTTTATGACTGGTGAAGAAGGACAGAAGATCGATGCGATTGAAGGCTCACATGCTCCAACGCTACCAGCTCTTTTTGAAGATGAAGAAATTATCGAAGCAAACCCATTCTTTGGGGAAGAAGGATTCCAAACAGCACTTGAAGCAGCTGTTTCCCGTCCTGTAGCTCCAAACTACCCTGAAATCTCTGAAATCATTCAAATCCACATTTCTAAAGCCATTGCAGGAGAAGAAACTCCTGAAGAAGCAGCAGCTGCGATGGAAAAAGAAATGAATGAAAAGTTAGAAAAATAA
- a CDS encoding LacI family DNA-binding transcriptional regulator yields MATIADVADYTGLSRATVSRVINDYPHVSKDKRQLVHEAMKELGYFPNTSARNLRNRRTNLVAVLIPRLTNPFFTLILDGIEKVAEENGFQLIICQTKSSKKKELEFLNLLQTKQVDGVIFTSIENDWEQIQPYTDHGPIILCNEYHHDATVPMVRLNQVQGSYLGTKHLIERGHQKLAYCMGSTSGLSNDRRKGFFQAVDEAGLEVKSEWIFHDTYTMEDGVKTFNKILTLTERPTAIFTGGDEVAAAMVKEAKRNGLDVPGDMAILGFDDQPIASMIEPELTTIYQPGAEIGGRAMTIFMDCLKGKRDRVSQSVMELPLSLVIRKST; encoded by the coding sequence ATGGCAACAATTGCTGACGTCGCAGACTATACCGGATTATCACGAGCGACTGTGTCACGTGTTATTAATGATTATCCGCACGTATCGAAAGACAAGCGTCAATTAGTTCATGAGGCGATGAAGGAACTCGGGTATTTTCCAAACACGTCTGCTCGAAATCTACGCAATCGTAGAACAAATCTTGTAGCGGTTTTGATCCCAAGGTTAACCAATCCCTTCTTCACGTTGATATTAGATGGCATTGAGAAAGTTGCAGAGGAAAATGGCTTTCAGCTTATTATTTGTCAGACAAAATCAAGTAAGAAGAAGGAACTTGAATTCCTCAATCTCTTGCAAACGAAGCAGGTTGATGGTGTGATCTTCACTTCAATAGAAAATGATTGGGAGCAAATTCAGCCATATACCGATCATGGACCGATTATTCTATGCAACGAGTATCATCACGATGCGACAGTACCGATGGTTCGATTGAATCAAGTTCAGGGGAGTTATTTAGGGACAAAGCATCTGATTGAACGAGGTCATCAAAAACTCGCTTACTGTATGGGATCAACAAGTGGATTATCCAATGATCGCCGCAAAGGATTCTTTCAAGCAGTGGATGAAGCTGGTCTTGAAGTGAAATCAGAATGGATCTTCCATGATACATATACGATGGAAGACGGTGTAAAAACATTTAACAAAATTCTAACGTTAACAGAACGACCAACGGCCATTTTTACTGGTGGAGACGAAGTAGCAGCTGCAATGGTGAAAGAAGCGAAGCGAAATGGGCTGGATGTTCCGGGAGATATGGCGATTCTCGGATTTGATGATCAGCCGATTGCAAGTATGATTGAACCAGAGCTAACGACAATTTATCAACCTGGTGCTGAAATTGGCGGTCGTGCGATGACTATTTTTATGGATTGTTTAAAAGGAAAGCGCGATCGTGTTAGTCAGAGTGTGATGGAGTTACCGTTATCACTCGTGATTCGTAAGTCTACTTAA